GCAGCAGCTTGAAACTGTTCATCAGGAGTATCCAAACGAACAGTGTGAGCGCCAGCGGTGCTATCAGCGCGCTCTTGCCGTGAAAACTGTCCTTGACCTGCTGATCGACAAACTCGACCAGAATCTCGACCGTGGCCTGAAGTTTATCGGGCACGCCGGTGGTTACGCTGGCCGCGGCTTTCGTAAACAAAAAGAGAAAGAATACGCCAAGCGAAATTGAGAAAAACATCGTATCGACGTTGATGCCCCAGATGCCATCGCCAACCGTTAAGTGGGTCAGATGATGCTCGATGTATGCACCGGGAGATTGAACCTCAGTTGCCATCTTGCGCTCGTGCCTTCATACCTGTGAACCGGACAGCGCCGGCAGGAGAACAATCCAGAATGCCACCAGAGTGACAATGTAAGTTACAAACATGGGCAAAAAACTTACACGCAACCCGATGATGACGATTAAAAACAGGACTACGGTTAAGCATATTTTCTGCACTTCACCGGCGTAGAACCTGTTTACTATGGCTTGCGCTGATCGGCCTTCGCTGCCGGCGAACACGCGCCACTTGAAAAAAAATGTTGTAGCAAGACTGATGCCGCCACCTGCAAAAGCTGACCAGGCGGCGTACGCCCCGGCAACCATTGACAACAGCAGGAAAGCCCCGGCGGTTATCAAAAACTGGATCACCAGAATCATCCGTATCGCGCGGTCGCCTTCCCCGCGCACGGGACCTTGATCAGGCATCTTCGGAGCTGGGACAGAACGTTTAGCGGCTACGCGGCGTGAGGCCTGAAATCCGGGGAAGTTATGTTGCACTTCGCGAATAACCGCAACGGAGTATAAAAGCAGTGCATCGGGCGGTCAAACCATTTACGGCAAAAACATCGTAGAAAGTCAGGAAGAATTCTTGTCAACCTGACCATCGTTTATCCGCCCGGATCATCCGACCGCGCAGTCAACTCAGATGCGCGAGAATACCGTCGAGTTCGTCCAGATTATTGTACTCAATCACCAGCCGCCCCTTGCCTGCGCGATTGCATTGAACCCGCACACGCGCGCCAAGACGCTCTGATAAATCGTTCTCCAGATGTTGCACATCCGGACTGGTCGCCGCGACCCGTGTGGGCGCTGTGCTGGTCATTCGTGCGCGCTGGCTGACGAGGCGTTCGGTCTCACGCACCGACAAACTCTTGGCGACAATCTGACGTGCGGCCTGGATCTGCTGGTCTTCTTTAAGACTAAGCAGCGCACGCGCATGCCCCATCTCCAGGCTGCCTTCGTCCAGCAACCGTCGCACAGGTTCGCTCAATTCCAGTAACCGCAGATAATTTGAAACCGCCGCGCGC
The sequence above is a segment of the Gammaproteobacteria bacterium genome. Coding sequences within it:
- a CDS encoding ATP synthase subunit I, with the protein product MPDQGPVRGEGDRAIRMILVIQFLITAGAFLLLSMVAGAYAAWSAFAGGGISLATTFFFKWRVFAGSEGRSAQAIVNRFYAGEVQKICLTVVLFLIVIIGLRVSFLPMFVTYIVTLVAFWIVLLPALSGSQV